One stretch of Streptomyces sp. MMBL 11-1 DNA includes these proteins:
- a CDS encoding GNAT family N-acetyltransferase, producing MTWTVTAERFDSPDASALRRDYYDEVASRYWQRPATAAEIDDGLDGDGAELLAPPTGQFVVGRYGSKAASCAGLVLTESAGPGTAELTRVYVRPAFRGTGGGGLLLAAVEEAARAYGVRLLRLDTRHDLVEARGLYTKHGYREVPSFHRRNPYAERWFAKEL from the coding sequence ATGACCTGGACCGTGACCGCCGAACGATTCGACTCCCCCGACGCGAGCGCGCTGCGCCGGGACTACTACGACGAGGTCGCGAGCCGCTACTGGCAGCGGCCCGCGACCGCCGCGGAGATCGACGACGGGCTCGACGGCGACGGAGCCGAGCTGCTCGCACCGCCGACCGGGCAGTTCGTCGTCGGCCGGTACGGGAGCAAGGCCGCGAGCTGCGCCGGGCTGGTGCTGACGGAGTCCGCCGGGCCGGGCACGGCGGAGCTGACACGGGTGTACGTGCGCCCGGCGTTCCGGGGCACGGGCGGCGGCGGGCTGCTGCTGGCCGCGGTGGAGGAGGCGGCGAGGGCGTACGGCGTACGGCTGCTGCGGCTGGACACCCGCCACGACCTGGTCGAGGCGCGCGGGCTGTACACGAAGCACGGGTACCGGGAGGTGCCGTCGTTCCACCGCCGCAACCCGTACGCGGAGCGCTGGTTCGCCAAGGAGCTGTGA
- a CDS encoding ABC transporter ATP-binding protein yields the protein MIRFERVSVRYEGTEHPTLSGVDLTVPEGELVLLVGPSGVGKSTLLGTVSGLVPHFTGGLLSGRVTVGGRDTRTHKPRELADLVGTVGQDPLAHFVTDTVEDELAYGMESLGLAPDVMRRRVEETLDLLGLAELRDRPIATLSGGQRQRVAIGSVLTPHPRVLVLDEPTSALDPAAAEEVLAVLQRLVHDLGTTVLMAEHRLERVVQYADQVILLPAPGAAPVMGPPAEIMKVSPVRPPVAELGLLAGWDPLPLSVRDARRGAGGLRERLADTSPPAPPEVSGVPGAPVLIAPERPRPGRWARLLGRKAEAPGADAPVTDPITRVDGLGVRRGRIEALRRVTLTVAPGETVALMGRNGAGKSTLLGALVGMVEPASGTVRVGGLAPARTDPRAMVRRVGLVPQEPRDLLYADTVAAECAAADRDAGAAEGSCRALVSELLPGVGDDTHPRDLSEGQRLALALALVLTGRPPLLLLDEPTRGLDYAAKARLVGVLRGLAAEGHAIVLATHDVELAAELAHRVVILADGEVVADGPTGRVVVSSPAFAPQTAKILAPQEWLTVSQVRGALGVEA from the coding sequence GTGATCAGGTTCGAGCGGGTCTCCGTGCGGTACGAGGGCACGGAGCACCCCACGCTGTCCGGGGTCGACCTCACGGTCCCCGAGGGCGAACTCGTCCTGCTCGTCGGCCCCTCCGGTGTCGGCAAGTCGACGCTGCTCGGTACGGTCTCCGGGCTCGTCCCGCACTTCACGGGCGGGCTGCTCTCGGGCCGGGTCACGGTGGGCGGCCGCGACACGCGGACGCACAAGCCCCGCGAACTGGCCGATCTGGTCGGCACGGTGGGACAGGACCCGCTCGCGCACTTCGTCACGGACACCGTCGAGGACGAGCTCGCGTACGGCATGGAGTCGCTGGGTCTGGCCCCGGACGTGATGCGCCGCCGGGTCGAGGAGACGCTCGATCTGCTGGGCCTGGCCGAGCTGCGCGACCGGCCGATCGCGACCCTGTCGGGCGGCCAGCGGCAGCGGGTGGCGATCGGTTCGGTGCTCACCCCGCACCCGAGGGTGCTGGTGCTGGACGAGCCGACCTCCGCGCTGGACCCGGCGGCGGCCGAGGAGGTCCTCGCGGTGCTCCAGCGGCTGGTGCACGACCTGGGCACGACCGTGCTGATGGCCGAGCACCGGCTGGAGCGCGTGGTGCAGTACGCGGACCAGGTCATCCTGCTGCCCGCCCCGGGCGCCGCCCCCGTGATGGGGCCGCCCGCCGAGATCATGAAGGTGTCGCCGGTACGGCCGCCGGTGGCCGAGCTGGGACTGCTCGCGGGCTGGGACCCGCTGCCCCTGTCGGTACGGGACGCCCGGCGCGGGGCGGGCGGGCTGCGGGAGCGGCTGGCGGACACGTCGCCGCCCGCGCCCCCGGAGGTCTCGGGGGTCCCCGGGGCGCCCGTCCTGATCGCTCCGGAGCGGCCCCGGCCCGGACGGTGGGCCCGGCTGCTGGGCCGGAAGGCCGAGGCGCCGGGCGCGGACGCCCCTGTCACCGATCCGATCACCCGGGTCGACGGGCTCGGGGTGCGGCGCGGCCGGATCGAGGCGCTGCGGCGGGTGACGCTCACCGTGGCCCCGGGCGAGACGGTGGCCCTGATGGGCCGCAACGGGGCCGGCAAGTCCACGCTGCTCGGCGCGCTCGTCGGCATGGTCGAGCCCGCGTCGGGCACCGTGCGCGTCGGCGGCCTGGCCCCGGCCCGGACGGACCCCCGGGCGATGGTGCGCCGGGTCGGCCTCGTACCGCAGGAGCCGCGCGATCTGCTGTACGCGGACACGGTGGCAGCCGAGTGCGCCGCCGCCGACCGGGACGCGGGCGCGGCGGAGGGCTCCTGCCGGGCGCTGGTGTCGGAGCTGCTGCCGGGCGTCGGGGACGACACCCACCCCCGGGACCTCTCCGAGGGCCAGCGGCTCGCCCTGGCCCTGGCGCTGGTGCTGACGGGCCGCCCGCCGCTGTTGCTGCTGGACGAGCCGACGCGGGGCCTGGACTACGCGGCGAAGGCCCGGCTCGTCGGCGTGCTGCGCGGTCTGGCGGCCGAGGGGCACGCGATCGTCCTGGCGACGCACGACGTGGAGCTGGCGGCCGAGCTGGCGCACCGGGTGGTGATCCTCGCCGACGGCGAGGTCGTCGCGGACGGCCCGACCGGGCGGGTCGTGGTCTCCTCCCCCGCGTTCGCCCCACAGACGGCGAAGATCCTCGCCCCGCAGGAGTGGCTGACCGTGTCGCAGGTGCGCGGTGCGCTGGGGGTGGAAGCGTGA
- a CDS encoding ABC transporter permease translates to MLLPVSVTLGVVLAVLLVLAAAVAAWASLGRSREILVAGVRAAVQLAAVSLLIGWVVRSLAPLLGFVALMFAVAVWTAGRRITGNRTWCWAALPIGAGVLPVLGALLLTGLVPVKGLALIPVAGILIGGALTATVLGGRRALDELAGRRGEVEAGMALGLLDRDARLEIVRPAASDALLPGLDQTRTVGLVTLPGAFVGMLLGGASPVEAGAVQLFVLVALMAVQVVAVAAVLELVARGLLFRD, encoded by the coding sequence GTGCTGCTTCCGGTCTCCGTCACCCTCGGCGTCGTCCTCGCCGTCCTGCTGGTCCTCGCCGCCGCCGTCGCCGCGTGGGCCTCACTGGGCCGGTCGCGCGAGATCCTCGTCGCCGGGGTGCGGGCGGCCGTCCAACTCGCCGCCGTGTCCCTGCTCATCGGCTGGGTGGTCCGCTCCCTGGCACCGCTTCTCGGGTTCGTGGCGCTGATGTTCGCCGTGGCCGTGTGGACCGCGGGGCGCCGGATCACCGGCAATCGCACCTGGTGCTGGGCGGCGCTGCCGATCGGGGCGGGTGTGCTGCCCGTGCTGGGGGCGCTGCTGCTCACGGGGCTCGTGCCGGTCAAGGGCCTGGCGCTCATCCCGGTGGCGGGCATCCTCATCGGCGGGGCGCTCACCGCGACCGTGCTCGGCGGGCGGCGCGCCCTGGACGAACTCGCCGGGCGGCGCGGGGAGGTCGAGGCGGGCATGGCCCTCGGGCTGCTCGACCGGGACGCCCGGCTGGAGATCGTGCGGCCCGCGGCGTCGGACGCGTTGCTGCCCGGACTCGACCAGACCCGGACGGTCGGGCTCGTCACCTTGCCGGGGGCGTTCGTCGGCATGCTGCTGGGCGGCGCCTCACCCGTGGAGGCGGGCGCCGTGCAGCTGTTCGTCCTGGTGGCGCTGATGGCCGTTCAGGTGGTCGCCGTCGCGGCGGTCCTGGAGCTGGTCGCGCGCGGGCTGCTGTTCCGGGACTGA
- a CDS encoding peptidoglycan-binding domain-containing protein: protein MTGHACPECGRRMAGEPGTEHRTPCRCGAGAPSAQLTEDEQRAARTAEIAAAEDFDPLRIRPYVTLTDHAGSAEDAGGSGDSGASRAEGAGGGGRGDGFGEREPRPGSGAWEGAAATMPLFLGGGGPDAGTGGAPGGAPGGAPYAVPDESRRRTAGATPASAPDPVRPRRRRPFGALATGVAVAAVVGTAAFAGGLFGGDAGKDEALPEATTSAPDLEDEPAASVAPSPSASATPTRTRPPSAPPSASPSPSASPTKSRKPAATATATASASPEASASPTPTVSASTSDRPPGLAASSLRPGDRGPEVVELQSRLRTVGEWLYPGPADGNYSDQVAYSVAIYQSYKAIEGDPTGVYGPNTRRALEKETSGRGHH from the coding sequence ATGACCGGACACGCATGCCCGGAGTGCGGGAGACGGATGGCCGGGGAGCCCGGCACGGAGCACCGGACGCCGTGCCGGTGCGGCGCCGGCGCGCCTTCGGCGCAGCTCACGGAGGACGAACAGCGCGCCGCCCGTACGGCGGAGATCGCCGCGGCCGAGGACTTCGACCCGCTGCGCATCCGGCCGTACGTGACGCTGACGGACCACGCCGGTTCCGCCGAGGACGCCGGGGGCTCCGGGGACTCCGGGGCCTCCCGGGCCGAGGGTGCGGGCGGCGGCGGGCGCGGGGACGGGTTCGGGGAGCGGGAGCCCCGGCCCGGGTCCGGCGCCTGGGAGGGGGCGGCGGCCACGATGCCGCTGTTCCTGGGCGGCGGGGGCCCGGACGCGGGCACGGGCGGTGCTCCGGGCGGTGCTCCGGGCGGTGCCCCGTACGCCGTGCCGGACGAAAGCCGACGGCGCACTGCGGGCGCGACCCCCGCTTCCGCCCCCGACCCGGTGCGGCCTCGCCGCAGGCGCCCCTTCGGGGCTCTCGCCACGGGGGTGGCCGTGGCCGCGGTGGTCGGCACGGCGGCCTTCGCCGGCGGGCTGTTCGGCGGTGACGCCGGCAAGGACGAGGCGCTGCCGGAGGCCACCACGAGCGCCCCGGACCTTGAGGACGAACCGGCCGCGTCGGTCGCCCCCTCCCCCTCCGCGTCGGCCACTCCGACCCGTACGCGACCCCCCTCGGCCCCGCCGTCCGCGTCACCCTCCCCGTCCGCCTCGCCGACGAAGAGCCGGAAGCCCGCCGCGACCGCGACAGCCACCGCGTCCGCGTCGCCGGAGGCGAGCGCGTCGCCCACGCCGACGGTCAGCGCATCGACTTCCGACCGGCCCCCGGGGCTGGCCGCCTCTTCGCTGCGGCCCGGCGACCGCGGCCCGGAGGTCGTCGAGCTGCAGAGCAGGCTCAGGACCGTCGGGGAATGGCTCTACCCGGGGCCGGCCGACGGGAACTACAGCGACCAGGTGGCGTACTCCGTGGCGATCTACCAGTCGTACAAGGCGATTGAGGGAGATCCGACGGGCGTGTACGGACCGAACACGCGGCGCGCGCTGGAGAAGGAGACGAGCGGGCGCGGGCACCACTGA
- a CDS encoding HAD-IA family hydrolase — MPPTVLTARALLLDMDGTLVNSDAVVERCWRRWAVEHGLDPEAALKVVHGRQGYATMAVLLPDRPVEENYADNRVMLAEETADVEGVVPIGGAPAFMAAIAELPHALVTSADTALATARMGAAALPMPAVRVTAEQVGASKPDPEGFLKGAAELGFDAADCIVFEDSEAGIAAGRAAGMRVVGVGPRAAALSPDAHVEDLTRVRVEAAGDGSIRLHIGEA; from the coding sequence ATGCCTCCCACCGTCCTCACCGCCCGAGCCCTCCTGCTGGACATGGACGGCACTCTCGTGAACTCCGACGCGGTGGTGGAGCGCTGCTGGCGGCGCTGGGCGGTCGAGCACGGTCTGGACCCCGAGGCCGCCCTCAAGGTGGTCCACGGCCGCCAGGGGTACGCCACGATGGCCGTACTGCTCCCGGACCGCCCGGTCGAGGAGAACTACGCGGACAACCGGGTGATGCTCGCCGAGGAGACCGCCGACGTCGAGGGCGTCGTGCCGATCGGCGGGGCGCCCGCGTTCATGGCCGCGATCGCCGAGCTGCCGCACGCACTGGTGACCTCCGCCGACACCGCGCTCGCGACGGCCCGGATGGGTGCGGCCGCGCTGCCGATGCCCGCCGTCCGCGTCACCGCCGAGCAGGTCGGCGCCAGCAAGCCGGACCCCGAGGGCTTCCTCAAGGGCGCGGCGGAGCTGGGCTTCGACGCGGCGGACTGCATCGTGTTCGAGGACTCCGAGGCGGGCATCGCGGCGGGCCGGGCGGCGGGCATGCGCGTCGTGGGCGTCGGCCCGCGCGCCGCGGCCCTCTCGCCGGACGCCCATGTCGAGGATCTGACGCGGGTACGCGTGGAGGCGGCCGGGGACGGCTCGATCCGCCTGCACATCGGCGAGGCCTGA
- a CDS encoding MDR family MFS transporter: MAHQLSPSPPAPGEGQSHRSVLVAIGALLLGMLLAALDQTIVSTALPTIVSELGGLDHLSWVVTAYLLAATAATPLWGKLGDQYGRKKLFQTAIVIFLVGSALCGVAQNMPQLIGFRALQGLGGGGLMVLSMAIVGDLVTPRERGKYQGLFGAVFGVTSVLGPLLGGFFTEHLSWRWVFYINLPIGVVALGVIAAVLHIPVRREKHTIDYLGTFLIASVATALVLVASLGGTTWAWSSPQIIGLAVLAVVLLVVFIAVERRAAEPVLPLKLFRIRTFSLVAVISFVIGFAMFGAMTYLPTFLQVVHDITPTMSGVHMLPMVFGLLITSTGSGQIVSRTGRWKVFPIAGTAVTAVGLLLLHQLDENSSTWLMSAFFFVFGAGLGLVMQVLVLVAQNSVSYPDLGVATSGVTFFRSIGSAFGVAVFGTIFANRLTGQLTDALAGQSLPSGVDAGRLAADPRAIGQLPADLRPPVLGAYSTSITDVFLYAVPVVLLAFVLAWFLREDKLRGSVTAPDTSQTLASNPVERSSYDECARALSVLATREGRREIYEKITARAGYDLLPAASWLLLRIKRHGTVEPARLAETTPVPLHVITDAARQVEERGLARREGLQMILTDTGAEAVVRLSQAREDSLAELLGDWWGPERPTDLVRLVSELTAEVSGSARERPHSPQPPRDHEAHLRQDEREAHHRSPDEREDHGRRHPPA, encoded by the coding sequence ATGGCCCACCAGCTGAGCCCGTCACCCCCGGCGCCCGGCGAGGGGCAGTCCCACCGGAGCGTCCTGGTGGCGATCGGGGCGCTGCTCCTCGGCATGCTGCTCGCGGCACTCGATCAGACCATCGTCTCCACGGCGCTCCCGACGATCGTCAGTGAGCTCGGCGGCCTCGACCACCTGTCCTGGGTGGTGACCGCCTACCTGCTGGCGGCGACCGCGGCGACCCCGCTGTGGGGGAAGCTCGGCGACCAGTACGGCCGCAAGAAGCTCTTCCAGACCGCGATCGTGATCTTCCTGGTCGGCTCCGCGCTCTGCGGAGTCGCCCAGAACATGCCCCAGCTGATCGGCTTCCGGGCCCTCCAGGGACTCGGCGGCGGCGGACTCATGGTGCTGTCGATGGCGATCGTCGGCGACCTCGTCACCCCGCGCGAACGCGGCAAGTACCAGGGACTCTTCGGTGCGGTCTTCGGCGTGACGAGCGTCCTCGGGCCGCTCCTCGGCGGCTTCTTCACCGAACACCTCAGCTGGCGCTGGGTCTTCTACATCAACCTGCCGATCGGCGTCGTCGCGCTGGGCGTCATCGCGGCCGTCCTGCACATCCCCGTCCGCCGCGAGAAGCACACCATCGACTACCTCGGCACCTTCCTCATCGCGTCCGTCGCCACCGCGCTGGTGCTCGTCGCCTCCCTCGGCGGTACGACCTGGGCCTGGAGCTCTCCGCAGATCATCGGACTGGCGGTGCTCGCCGTCGTGCTGCTCGTGGTCTTCATCGCCGTCGAACGGCGCGCGGCCGAGCCCGTACTGCCGCTGAAACTGTTCCGGATCAGGACCTTCAGCCTCGTCGCCGTGATCAGCTTCGTCATCGGCTTCGCCATGTTCGGCGCGATGACCTACCTGCCGACGTTCCTCCAGGTGGTCCACGACATCACCCCCACGATGTCCGGCGTGCACATGTTGCCGATGGTGTTCGGCCTGCTGATCACCTCGACCGGGTCCGGCCAGATCGTCAGCCGGACCGGCCGCTGGAAGGTCTTCCCGATCGCGGGCACGGCCGTCACCGCCGTCGGGCTGCTGCTGCTCCACCAGCTCGACGAGAACAGCTCCACCTGGCTGATGAGCGCCTTCTTCTTCGTCTTCGGCGCCGGTCTCGGCCTGGTGATGCAGGTCCTCGTCCTGGTCGCCCAGAACTCCGTCTCCTACCCGGACCTCGGGGTCGCCACCTCCGGCGTGACGTTCTTCCGGTCCATCGGCTCCGCGTTCGGCGTGGCCGTCTTCGGGACCATCTTCGCCAACCGGCTGACCGGGCAGCTCACGGACGCGCTGGCCGGGCAGTCGCTGCCGTCGGGCGTCGACGCGGGGCGGCTGGCCGCCGACCCCCGGGCCATCGGACAGCTCCCCGCCGATCTGCGGCCCCCCGTCCTCGGCGCGTACTCCACCTCCATCACGGACGTCTTCCTGTACGCCGTCCCCGTCGTCCTCCTCGCGTTCGTCCTCGCCTGGTTCCTCCGCGAGGACAAGCTCCGGGGCTCGGTCACCGCCCCCGACACCAGCCAGACGCTCGCCTCCAACCCCGTCGAACGCTCCTCGTACGACGAGTGCGCCCGCGCCCTGTCGGTGCTCGCCACCCGGGAGGGCCGCCGCGAGATCTACGAGAAGATCACCGCGCGGGCGGGGTACGACCTGCTGCCCGCCGCCAGCTGGCTGCTCCTGCGGATCAAGCGGCACGGCACCGTCGAACCAGCCCGGCTCGCCGAGACGACCCCCGTACCGCTGCACGTGATCACCGATGCGGCCCGGCAGGTCGAGGAGCGTGGCCTGGCCCGCCGGGAGGGCCTGCAGATGATCCTCACCGACACCGGGGCCGAGGCCGTCGTCCGGCTCTCGCAGGCCCGCGAGGACTCCCTCGCCGAACTCCTCGGCGACTGGTGGGGTCCCGAGCGCCCCACCGACCTGGTCAGACTCGTCAGCGAACTGACCGCCGAGGTCAGCGGCTCGGCCAGGGAGCGCCCCCACTCCCCGCAGCCTCCCCGCGACCACGAGGCCCACCTGCGCCAGGACGAGCGCGAGGCCCACCACCGGAGCCCCGACGAGCGCGAGGACCACGGCCGCCGCCACCCGCCCGCCTGA
- a CDS encoding ECF transporter S component → MSGTGEVRERAARPVRLGPKSVAVLLLTGAVGVVAFGWPLLADAGSGLAHARDAPWLFAALLPLLVAVAVATISESGMDAKAVAMLGVLAAVGAALRPLGAGTAGLEPMFFLMVLSGRVLGPGFGFVLGSVTMFASALLTGGVGPWMPFQMLSMGWFTMGAGLLPGADRLRGRAERAMLAAYGCVAAFAYGTVMNLQGWPLIAGLGSGISFVAGDPLHENLVRFLAYCAATSLGWDLGRAVLTVVLTLTLGPTLLKALRRATRRAAFDARAVFGEPGS, encoded by the coding sequence GTGAGCGGTACGGGGGAGGTACGGGAACGGGCGGCCCGGCCGGTGCGGCTCGGGCCGAAGTCGGTCGCCGTCCTGCTGCTGACGGGGGCCGTCGGTGTCGTCGCCTTCGGGTGGCCGTTGCTGGCGGACGCCGGGTCCGGGCTCGCGCACGCGCGGGACGCGCCCTGGCTGTTCGCGGCGCTGCTGCCGCTGCTCGTCGCGGTGGCCGTGGCGACGATCTCCGAGTCCGGCATGGACGCGAAGGCCGTCGCGATGCTCGGGGTGCTGGCGGCGGTCGGGGCGGCGCTGCGCCCGCTCGGCGCGGGGACGGCGGGCCTGGAGCCGATGTTCTTCCTGATGGTGCTGAGCGGCCGGGTGCTGGGTCCCGGCTTCGGCTTCGTGCTCGGGTCGGTGACCATGTTCGCCTCGGCGCTGCTGACGGGCGGGGTGGGGCCGTGGATGCCGTTCCAGATGCTGTCGATGGGCTGGTTCACCATGGGCGCGGGCCTGTTGCCGGGAGCGGACCGGCTGCGCGGGCGGGCGGAGCGGGCGATGCTGGCGGCGTACGGCTGCGTGGCGGCGTTCGCGTACGGCACGGTGATGAACCTGCAGGGCTGGCCGCTCATCGCCGGGCTGGGGTCGGGGATCTCGTTCGTCGCGGGCGACCCGCTGCACGAGAACCTGGTGCGCTTCCTCGCCTACTGCGCGGCGACCTCGCTGGGCTGGGACCTGGGGCGGGCGGTGCTGACGGTGGTCCTGACCCTCACGCTCGGCCCGACCCTGCTGAAGGCGCTGCGCCGGGCCACCCGCCGCGCCGCCTTCGACGCGCGCGCCGTGTTCGGTGAGCCCGGGAGCTGA
- a CDS encoding HNH endonuclease family protein has product MSGIYARRLSVVAATAALAATSTLFSAPSAQAAMPTPVSAATARTYLGQLTVGAEGSSSGYSRDKFPHWITQSGSCNTREVVLKRDGTNVQQDSSCAAVSGRWYSPYDGATWSAASDVDIDHMVPLAEAWRSGASGWTTAQRQSFANDLTRPQLIAVTDNVNQSKGDKDPAEWMPPRSSYKCTYVRAWVHVKKQYNLSVDSAEKSALQSALNGC; this is encoded by the coding sequence ATGTCCGGTATCTACGCGCGTCGCCTCTCCGTCGTCGCCGCGACCGCCGCGCTCGCCGCCACGTCCACCCTGTTCAGCGCCCCGAGCGCGCAGGCCGCCATGCCCACCCCGGTCAGCGCGGCGACCGCTCGCACCTACCTCGGCCAGCTCACCGTCGGCGCGGAGGGCTCGTCCAGCGGCTACAGCCGCGACAAGTTCCCGCACTGGATCACCCAGTCGGGGTCCTGCAACACCCGCGAGGTCGTCCTCAAGCGCGACGGCACCAACGTCCAGCAGGACTCCTCCTGCGCCGCGGTCAGCGGCAGGTGGTACTCGCCCTACGACGGCGCCACCTGGAGCGCCGCTTCCGACGTGGACATCGACCACATGGTCCCGCTCGCCGAGGCCTGGCGCTCCGGCGCGAGCGGCTGGACCACCGCCCAGCGCCAGTCGTTCGCCAACGACCTGACACGCCCCCAGCTCATCGCGGTCACCGACAACGTTAACCAGTCCAAGGGCGACAAGGACCCGGCCGAGTGGATGCCGCCGCGCTCCTCGTACAAGTGCACCTACGTCCGCGCCTGGGTCCACGTCAAGAAGCAGTACAACCTGAGCGTCGACTCCGCCGAGAAGAGCGCCCTGCAGTCGGCCCTGAACGGCTGCTGA
- a CDS encoding bifunctional glycosyltransferase 87/phosphatase PAP2 family protein, with product MERWEGRRSVANADHSVRGDAAADTGARAGLIRALLWLVVAALAVRQVAVVLRRPPGERLLGLESWIGENGALQVTGSLYDSGRFTGTPFAGLVLQPLAGSGPVEALGVAWTLGSLLLVVALGLVAARALPSPVGHRTAQLAAPVAISLLLLSLPVRNALHLGQTSILPVLLVLLAWFVVREHRAAGVLVGLAAALQPVLLLFAALLWLTGRRQASVSAGATFALATVAAWAASPQDSWTYWVHHLAGVGLGERPDSLANQSLHGALLRLGLEGPVEIALFLVLSAAVVAVGLRRAVRYARDGQLLLAVAVTGCVVVAVSPTAWQHQLLWVLLAVVGKVGKRASDRLVWPSVVLLVVTLPGTMLLPNIEALFPVRDNVLLLAALGAACLAPFVPRTSPYWQHPVPTDYAKPVAARWRRVPLLPFWRRVLTRPNLLLELLLIRVVYDAYAQVRLAARAGRPLAEEHGRQIHAIEQWLHIDIEHWVNHTVVQITWLREFFDYYYSTFHFIVPLTILGVLYARRPADYRWVRSSIGFATLLALVGFWLYPLAPPRLMPGLGFIDTVHGVQDFAKPDYGTLTTVTNQYAAMPSLHFGWSLWCGVVIVMLAPKLWMKALGLLHPLFTIAAIVATANHWVLDAAGGALVVAMGFGLTYLLSGPRKLLTGQEGPTETARPTPQPVEAAPAPGPGPAPGPGRGAEAGAGDANTEVAEKVGGK from the coding sequence ATGGAACGGTGGGAGGGTCGGCGCAGCGTGGCGAATGCGGATCACAGTGTGCGCGGGGACGCGGCGGCGGACACGGGAGCGAGGGCCGGGCTGATCCGGGCCCTCCTCTGGCTGGTCGTGGCCGCGCTGGCGGTACGGCAGGTGGCGGTGGTGCTCCGGCGGCCACCGGGGGAACGGCTCCTCGGTCTGGAGAGCTGGATCGGGGAGAACGGGGCCCTTCAGGTGACGGGCTCGCTGTACGACAGCGGCCGGTTCACCGGCACGCCCTTCGCCGGGCTGGTGCTGCAACCTCTTGCCGGTTCGGGCCCGGTGGAGGCCTTGGGCGTCGCGTGGACGCTCGGGTCCCTGCTGCTCGTCGTCGCCCTCGGTCTCGTCGCCGCCCGGGCCCTGCCCTCGCCGGTGGGCCACCGGACGGCCCAGCTCGCGGCCCCCGTCGCGATCAGCCTGCTCCTGCTGTCGCTGCCGGTCCGCAACGCCCTGCACCTGGGCCAGACCAGCATCCTGCCCGTCCTGCTGGTACTCCTGGCCTGGTTCGTCGTCCGGGAGCACCGGGCGGCGGGCGTTCTCGTCGGCCTCGCCGCCGCCCTCCAGCCGGTGCTGCTGCTCTTCGCCGCCCTGCTCTGGCTGACCGGGCGGCGGCAGGCGTCGGTGAGCGCGGGTGCGACCTTCGCCCTCGCCACGGTCGCCGCCTGGGCCGCGTCGCCGCAGGACTCGTGGACGTACTGGGTGCATCATCTCGCGGGCGTCGGCCTGGGGGAGCGGCCGGACAGCCTCGCCAACCAGTCCCTGCACGGGGCGCTGCTCAGGCTCGGACTCGAAGGCCCCGTGGAGATCGCCCTGTTCCTGGTGCTCTCCGCCGCGGTCGTGGCCGTCGGACTGCGGCGCGCGGTGCGGTACGCGCGGGACGGGCAGTTGCTCCTCGCGGTGGCGGTGACCGGCTGTGTCGTGGTCGCCGTCTCGCCGACCGCCTGGCAGCACCAGCTGCTCTGGGTGCTCCTCGCGGTCGTCGGAAAGGTCGGCAAGCGGGCCTCCGACCGGCTGGTCTGGCCGTCCGTGGTGCTGCTGGTCGTCACCCTGCCGGGAACGATGCTGCTGCCGAACATCGAGGCGCTCTTCCCGGTACGGGACAACGTGCTGCTCCTCGCGGCGCTCGGCGCGGCCTGCCTCGCCCCGTTCGTGCCCCGCACCTCGCCGTACTGGCAGCACCCGGTCCCCACCGACTACGCGAAGCCGGTCGCGGCGCGCTGGAGACGCGTGCCGCTCCTGCCGTTCTGGCGCCGGGTCCTCACCCGCCCCAACCTGCTGCTGGAACTCCTGCTCATCCGGGTCGTCTACGACGCCTACGCCCAGGTCCGTCTCGCCGCCAGGGCGGGCCGCCCGCTCGCCGAGGAGCACGGCCGGCAGATCCACGCCATCGAGCAGTGGCTGCACATCGACATCGAACACTGGGTCAACCACACGGTCGTGCAGATCACCTGGCTGCGTGAGTTCTTCGACTACTACTACTCCACGTTCCACTTCATCGTCCCGCTGACGATCCTCGGCGTGCTGTACGCGCGGCGTCCCGCCGACTACCGCTGGGTCCGCTCGTCCATCGGCTTCGCCACCCTGCTCGCGCTGGTCGGCTTCTGGCTCTACCCCCTCGCCCCGCCCCGGCTCATGCCCGGCCTCGGCTTCATCGACACCGTCCACGGGGTGCAGGACTTCGCGAAGCCCGACTACGGGACGCTGACCACCGTCACCAACCAGTACGCGGCGATGCCGTCGCTGCACTTCGGCTGGTCGCTGTGGTGCGGTGTGGTGATCGTGATGCTGGCCCCGAAGCTCTGGATGAAGGCGCTCGGCCTGCTGCACCCGCTCTTCACGATCGCCGCGATCGTGGCCACCGCCAACCACTGGGTGCTCGACGCGGCCGGTGGCGCGCTCGTCGTCGCGATGGGCTTCGGGCTGACGTACCTGCTGTCGGGGCCGCGGAAGCTCCTGACCGGCCAGGAGGGGCCGACGGAAACCGCCCGGCCGACGCCACAGCCCGTCGAGGCCGCCCCCGCCCCCGGACCCGGGCCCGCCCCCGGACCCGGGCGCGGAGCGGAGGCCGGGGCGGGCGACGCGAACACCGAAGTGGCCGAGAAGGTCGGCGGCAAGTAG